A segment of the Lycium ferocissimum isolate CSIRO_LF1 chromosome 5, AGI_CSIRO_Lferr_CH_V1, whole genome shotgun sequence genome:
gtttttttagaATTACTTAGATGATtaacttatggcttttggcTTACGGAGAGTTTTTAAGCCCATCGCTTCTAATTTATTATGTGGCATATGAATATATTACACGTGGATGGCCACGCAAGCGTTTTAATCCGGGTTTGGACATGAGTGATATACAGGCTCTTAATTTGTCTAGCAACTTAAAAATGCTTTTATCCGAAAGCAATGAGACACCGAAAAAATCACTAAAAGTGGACGGAACCAATAAAAGGTAAAAATCAAAACCAGCAAGGTAATCTTAATTTTAGGTGCTTTtagccaaaatagcttttaagcactttgtacaaaataaaataagcacctaaaaataacaaaaataagtcaaaagccataagttaAATTCCTAACATGAAAACATATATCCCATCTTAATTTGTCTAGCAACAAAAATACAATAATCCATAAAAGGTATCCCATAGGGTGTCATGATGCCAGAATCAACAAGGTAAGATCCTCCACATGAAACAGATACTCAAAACATATATCAGAGATACTGACAAGCATTGATGCACTAAGGAACATCTATCAGAACAACATAAAAGTAcccacagagagagagagagagagagagagtgtgtcTAACTATAGTCAAGCAAAGATTAGGCAAGTCATGGGTCAAACTGAGCATAATCTTCCTCATTAATAGCACGAGTCTCGATCATTCTATAAATTCATCGTATATTCCTATTATTTTGGAAATCATTGACAAACTTTTCAACCATATCTTTAGCAAATCTTTCTGTTAGTGATTCCATGaatggacaattttaattgcaACAATCTCATGTGTAGCATactaaattataaaaattatgcaGAAGAGGCGCTGAACCTGCCACAAGCTACAACAATGTCATCGAATTTCCATTCACTGCTCGAGTGCTGAAGTTGTTGCTCAACTTCCCTGATTGCCTCAATATAGCCCCTGAGAAAATAGTCACACTTAGCAAACTGGTGACACTAAGATACAGGTTTTGTATTTCTTCCTAAAGTAGAGCAAATTTCTAGAGCAATTACGCTCAATAAATTAGAATGTACCATCACTCTCCATTACTAAAGGATGGTAATCTCAGGGTCAGAGCGtaattcggtttgatatgttttaaTATGAGGTATAGGCATTTGAGAAACTTCCTAACAAATTAATGGATTGAACCCTTGGTTATTCAACTAATGATGCTGATCAGTCCTTGGATCTTTTTCTTTAAACAGGTGTTTCTATAACTCTATGGAATGATTGTATAAACATCAGCATAGAGAAAGTACAACTCTTGGCATGTATTCTGACCGGGCTACTAGCTTCTGAATGGCTAATAGCTCTGACAATCAAGAAAATAAGTCATCCCTGGCTACCCTAGTGCCATCACATTTGGAATAATAGAAATATTGACAAGTAGCAAAGTATGCATTTCCCgatcaaaaaaagaaggaaaaagaagaatgacAATGCAATAATCCATAACGTTATATGACTGTTCAATTTCAAGAAGCCAGTGGAGAGGGTTTCAGCTGGCAAGAAGAGTGGTTGATTATACTGTTAAGTATCCCTGTAACACAGGGTTACGCCACTCGAGTTCTAAAATTAACGAATCACTGCAAACCCAAATAGTCATCCAAATATTATTGTCTTTCTAAGACACAAGACAACAAATATAGCGAATGAAATAAGCGAAGTCAATCCTTGCACCACAAGTAACCAGCTAATACCGTACTTATGGCTCAATTTGGGGCCACGAGATGGAAAATTGATTCGCTACTGAAGTGTTCACAATTAAACGGGAATGGGCCACATACTGAAGTTCAAATTAAGCCAAGACGCAATGAGTTCAGAGGCTGTATAGGGAGCTCTACACTCAGAAACTGAAGGCTATCATTAAGAACTTATGGCAACATGTTGATGCTTAAAGCATCCACGCACATCTCCAGGTGCAAGTGAAGCGCCGAAAACAAGGAAGAGGAAAGGAAGTAGGTTTAAGCTTTATCAGCAGAGGAAACAAGCAGTGGCGTAACAAAATAAGCCTTACCAGGTTCCTAGAGAATTTGATCCACCAGCAGAGATAACATACGGCTTTCTCCCTTCATTTAACAGCTTTTCTTTCATAATTTGGTAAGATTCTGAGGCATATTCTGAGGCATAAGACACATTATGATCAGTATTCAGtactataaaaaaataaaacctgTCAGCTTAGGACTACCAGAAACAGACTTAGCTTCAGAATAATTGAAAACTGGTCAAAGTTCAGATACTTGTTCCACTTGGAAAATCAGGAACACATCACAATATTGGAGGACAACACTACTTCCCACATCATCAATTAATCAGCaactttttttctatttttattttgtcacAAGATGACTGACTTAAAACttttttgatgaagatgactGACTTAAAACTTAATGCATTAAAAACACTAGAGGCGGCGGTTACTTTTAGCGCGttgcataaatttatgtgtaaaaattcaCTAAAATTGCAACTagtagtagatatgaacccataatttTAACGATATAATAGGTTGAATGCTAAGAACCTTAAATGTTGACCCTTAAAattaaaatcctggatccgcctctgtatTCCAAATCTCACACTTCAATAATTTGATTATGAACTTGTACTTCATTTCCGAGAGCTTTTTTCTTGTATACCATCCAAAATTCCAAATGTTCCACAAGAACCTTTCTACCAAAACCCTCTACAAGAGCAAGATCCATTCTTGATATGATGGAAGCGACTCGAGTCCCTCAGTATAATTTCATGTTCAATGATTTTGGAGATGTATGTCATTGCAGTATGACAGTCTCCACAAACTCGTAGGTTCTTGGTTATTCTAATAGGCACTCCAGGAGCTGACGTGAGAATGCCGTACGCAAGGGCCAGCTTTTCACTATGTTCAACAAGAAGATCGCCTTTCTCCTCATCATCTACATCATGAAGAGCAAAACTTGTTTCCGGTATATAGCCCATTGCTTTGATACGGTGAATCAGGTCTTCTAGGAGATCATATATCTTTTCAGACATTGGATGAGATCTGTCCCCCACAAAAAATGTAACAGTCTCCTTCTTTCCTTGAACCCAACTACATCCAGGTCTCTTCCTTATGCCAGAATGTTTCATGAGAGATCTAACCCGGGCCACATCTTTCCAACGTTTGGCATTAGCATATATATTTGAAAGAAGTGTATAAGTCCCATCATTTTCAGATTCCAGATCTGACAGCTTTGCAGCAGCATGCTCGGCAAGATCCACATTTTTATGGACTCTACAAGCGCTAAGCAGCGCGACCCATACTACTGAGGTTGGTTCCATTGGCATGCGTTCAGTGAGCTTCATAGCTTCATCCAGTCGACCAGCACGACCCAAGATATCAATCATGCAGGCATAGTGTTCAGCCCCAGGAACAACTCCAAAATCCCCCTTCATATTGTTGAAGTAATTCATACCCTCATCAACCATTCCAGAGTGGCTACAAGCATATAGCACAACAAGAAAAGTTACCCCATCTATGGGGAGCCCTGCTCCTCTCATCATGTTAAACACTTCGAGAGCCTCATCCCCACGACCATGCATTCCATAGCCAGTCATCAGGGATGTCCATGACACAGTATTCCTCTGGCTCATGTTATCAAACACAAGCCTAGCTGCATCAACATCTCCAGATTTGGCATACATGTCAATAAGACAGTTAGCCACAAAGACCATTGTAGGTTCATACCCTTGTCGTAACACATATGCATGAATTTGTCTACCAATCCTAAGACTAGACAGACGAGCGCAAGCCACCAGAGCACATGATATAGTATATGCATTTGGGATTACAGAGTACTCATCCTTCAGCATGGCCGAAAAAAGTTCTAAAGCATCATTGGCATCGCCATGCTGGGCATGTCCACCAATCATGACTGTCCATGTGACGACATTCCTATCTCTCCTGTCAATATCATCAAACATGGCCTGAGCAACTTTCATCTCCTTGCACTTTGCATACATGTCAATCAGAGCATTAATCACCATGAGTTCCTCCTCAGCATTGcttccttccaaactcaacaTTCTTTTAATGGCATAGCAATGAGTTTCCTTCCCTTGACACAGTGCTCCAATAGAAGCACAACCTGAAAGCACAGAAACAAGAGTGATGACATTTGGCTCTGCCCGAGAAAGCATCATCTCCTTAAAGATATTGAGCGCTTCATAGCCTAAATCCCTCTGTGCATACCCCGAAATCACAGCACTCCATGTCACAACATTCAAATCAATCTCTTCTTCCCTCATTCTCTCAAACAGTCCCAAAGCCTCATCAAACCGTCCTATCTGAGAGTACCCAGTTACCAACGCGTTCCAAGAAACCACATCTTTCACCTCCATTAGCTCGAAAACCTTGTTAGCATCATCCAAACGCTTGCATTTCGCATACATATCAACAACCGCATTTCCCACAAACACATCCTCATGTAAACATCTCCGAATCGCATAACCATGAAGTTGTTTCCCTCGTCTCCACACCCCCATAGAACCACAAGCCGGAAACACATTAACTAAACTAACAGCATCAGGTCGCAACTCAAAACTATTCAACGAAACCATCTCATCAAACAATTCCAATACTTCCTATCCTCATCCTTCTGTACATAAGCCGCCACAATCGAATTCCACGAAATAACATCAGCAGTTCCTCTCACAAGAATTTCATCAAACACCTGGCGTGCATGACCCAACAACCCACATTTCCCGTACATAGCTATAACCCCATTACATACAAACACATTTGAGTCCAACCCAGATAGTAAAACCATTCCATGTACAGATTCACCGCAAATTAGAGACTTAATCTCACCGCACGCTTTAAGTACATACGGATATGTGTAGCCATCAGGTTTCCAATCAAGTCTTAACATTTCTCTAAAGAGGGATAAGGCAGTTTCGTGATGTCGGAGAATAACACTGCGTTTGATGAGGTTGTTCCACCAGAAAACAACATGGGATGACCATGTTGTGGGGTTTGCTGAGGGTGAAAAAGCGCCGATGATGACGAGTTTGGCTTTGATACAAGATTTGCATTGTTTGAGTAAGTGGgtaaaagaagaaggaggagttGTTGTTCTGTGTAATGGTGTTGAGGAAGAGAAGAAAGCGAAAAAGGAGGTGGATTTGAAGGGAAAGTGAAGTAGAGCTGAGTGTAATGACGAGGGAACAAGCATACTCCGCAACTGCCCCTTGTACTTCAAAAGAATCAATAAACGAATACTGTGTCTTTTTAACTGGGAATCAGTGGCTTCtaaattttgttcaaatttGTCATAGAAGGTACCTCGATTTACTATTTGTATATGTTATTATAtaaactagttatgtgaggcccgggCTTATGTTATTATATAAACTGGTTATGTGAGGGGGCTTATGTTATTATATAAACTGGTTATGTATCGttatatataaaagtagatattttaactaaagaaatataatttgtgttagtacatgAAGTGTACAATTAACAACCATATACCTATTTGTCCATAATagttatatgaaagcaaaattttcattccactcctttaatatttcaacttccattttgatgaaattatttaattcaaatcaaatttgaaataatttgacattataacttagatgaaattatttagttctaaataaatattacatagttaatgaacttttaagacaaatacataatttaatttgaaaacaaGCCCTCTCTTAATcggggattaggggttcgaacatggatatggaaaaaaatatttggaggaagcgctccccgaataggcgcgatcTAAGTATCTATATatcggatatcgagcaccaatcaaaaaatcaaagaacgtgaaaaatgaggtaggaggttcgataggcttttgaaaagtagactttaaaaacaaacaaaaaaattgacttaaataaataagattaggacctaaaagtaattaatttagGACTACTCTCCccattaaaaacaaaaaacaacttaaataaataagtaaaagtaattaattaaaaagtttttttttaaaaaattgggcgaattattgtgaggactacaaaagtcctcacattccctcttatattaAGTAGTAATAAAGATATCttgtaataattataataaaattaagaatTTGAATTCTAATTagataatatttattattaatagaatttgaagaatttgaaatttttagtaTAGATCTAAATATCTATATATCTAAATCTAGCGAGTACGTATAATAAGTGGTTTTTACTACTCTCCCCATTACaatttaagtaggcgtttggcaattgaaacaaaataatctttattttatttggaatttttgaagttggaattgaagatggagttgtgtttagttacactttttgtaaaaaaaaaaaaaaaaaaaaattggttgtttgaaaagaaaatcataattaaGGGTATTTTACTCAAAACATCTCTTAATTTTTAGAAGTTAATGAATTCCTTAGTTCATGTCTTCAAGCTTAAAACCTCATAcaaaacctcaattattttgaaccggagggagtatagTATGATTAATTACTCTCAGGTTGGAGTTTTGTTATAAGTTAAGGGAAATACTGAGACTATTTCTTAATAATAGTGTAATATTAGATCATAAAATTAATGGAGGGTAATGTCGCCTATTTCCGAAGAGTACATGATTTGACCTTTTACTATATACTCCCTacgtccacttttacttgtcacatATTGACTTGGCACGCCTTAAGAAGTCAAAAATAGAATGAAAAGTTTATCATATTATCCCTAATTATTGCTAATTCCAAAGTCTTGGAAAAAGGAATTATAAAATTTGATTTATtaatgctaagggtaaaataggaaaaaagtgataaattatgtcttggttcgctaaagtggacaagtaaactTGGACAActttttttagtataatggatAAATAAAAGTGGACGAAGAAGCCCATCAACCTAAGCTTTTGAATCGGACGACTTCCAGAACCCGCTAATAAACCGGCCGGTTTTCGATTTAAAACCGAACCGCCACTGTTCGTTTACccaattttaaaatgaaaatcgGACCGGTCCAGCTCGAAACCGCTCCAaaacctcttcttcttttttttttagtatatatatattatagtatatatatataggtatattatagtatttatataagtatatttatatatttacatatgttatataagtacctatatatatatatatattagttatatcttagttatactacatatacctaaaatatactaagaatatacttatatatatcaatatatatatataacttatacatatatatatgtttaagttatatgtatactatatatagttatatatatatatatatatatatatatatatatatatatatatatatatatatatatatatatatatatatatatatatatatatatatatatatatatgtttaagttatatgtatacttataacttatatattataacttaagttatttatagcttaagttttttctaagtttataaattcattttttataaattaagtatatttatattataagtatattcttagtatattttaggtatattcctaacttaatataagtaaaatatgaacacaagtaaatagaagaaatctcaatgagccatatattttattcattcatggataacatttatttgcaagttgtaattttttttaacttacaaataatacatgagttgcaaagaaatagtagaataataaaatcaccaattgtcaatcatttggttaatttcccccatatcatattcggccatggagatatcttcaaagtcttccatttggttcactccacttgctatcaaatcttcaatctcttcctctttgccttccaccgcttctaagttttggttgtgtcgctccgatctaatccaatctgaatgcacactagtacttgcaagttAAATCCgaataatgagtgtctatggtcttcaatttgttgtcttccttggctaaatacactctccgaagccacggttgatatttgaaccgtaaggatatctcgagccattcttgaaagtatcggatgccttgccttgtatttcttccaccattCTAAGACATCCAAATAatctagttccttgatatccacatttggtcgcatcaaataaaggtgatattcatcaaagtttgcattacaagaaggagttggatgtgaatgtaaaacttttaaatgcgacaaacccgacaagccctttttgctactttgagaagtaatAGGGCGTGGAGCAATCCGGTGTagtattttcttcaaattagaataatgactaaaaatTTTCTAAACTCGGCATTAATAGCAAGCTCATTTCAAATAAAGATGGTTCAActccctcttcaatttctaaaaatatataatttgattaaccaatgctctagtataagacatttttaaacaaggatttaaaagagttCCTTATcattagtcataaatttccaaattttagcagttggcttacgagttctaagcggtttgtcttgtgtatgtgattgtacAGGACCTGTATCTCCTATTAGATTTTtgggggcttgtgtttcatcatcatcatcatcatcaatttcattaaaagtgtcggtataatgttgttgcattgtctcataatctaaaagtggattatttctaccaacatcaatacctaaattaggtgtttcgttcacaaatgtttcctcatcaAATCCACctctaacaataccactactaccggcaccacgtctaaatctcttcgccattattaaatagaattaatttaaatcacactcaaataaatcacaagaaaaaataaattgcaacaaattaaattgctagaattaaattgcatAAATTAAatagcgaaaaataaagatacagttggaacgaaggtacctgtaacacctcgtatcttagaactcatgTTAGGCTCATAACGTTAGAGTTTtagagaaaaatttgaaagtttgtacgTATTACGAAAGTGGTTGACCAAATTCTACTTCGGGCACCCGTAACTCATTGATTagttgataatttgagaaaacttaaaacatgaaatttgtaTCCCTTTGGAATAGCTTTCCAAAGGTAtcttatggagctcaaatggaGCTCTATGATAAGAGTTATGCCTGTTTTACTATCACTGGTTGGAGcagaattttcagattttgggttaCGTTTTTAGCCTTTTCCTACTCGAACTGGgactccttattttattattgtatgaAGTAAAAACGTCCCTAACACTATTCTAAACCCTAAGAGACTATTCTCTTCTCTCTACCTCCATCCCTAAAGAACCTAGACACTTCAATCTtgcaagaaactcattcttgcaatcaagaaaaatcaagaaaccttcaagaatttggtttggcaaTCTAGTTTCCTA
Coding sequences within it:
- the LOC132056188 gene encoding LOW QUALITY PROTEIN: pentatricopeptide repeat-containing protein At5g16860-like (The sequence of the model RefSeq protein was modified relative to this genomic sequence to represent the inferred CDS: inserted 1 base in 1 codon), whose translation is MLVPSSLHSALLHFPFKSTSFFAFFSSSTPLHRTTTPPSSFTHLLKQCKSCIKAKLVIIGAFSPSANPTTWSSHVVFWWNNLIKRSVILRHHETALSLFREMLRLDWKPDGYTYPYVLKACGEIKSLICGESVHGMVLLSGLDSNVFVCNGVIAMYGKCGLLGHARQVFDEILVRGTADVISWNSIVAAYVQKDEDRXVLELFDEMVSLNSFELRPDAVSLVNVFPACGSMGVWRRGKQLHGYAIRRCLHEDVFVGNAVVDMYAKCKRLDDANKVFELMEVKDVVSWNALVTGYSQIGRFDEALGLFERMREEEIDLNVVTWSAVISGYAQRDLGYEALNIFKEMMLSRAEPNVITLVSVLSGCASIGALCQGKETHCYAIKRMLSLEGSNAEEELMVINALIDMYAKCKEMKVAQAMFDDIDRRDRNVVTWTVMIGGHAQHGDANDALELFSAMLKDEYSVIPNAYTISCALVACARLSSLRIGRQIHAYVLRQGYEPTMVFVANCLIDMYAKSGDVDAARLVFDNMSQRNTVSWTSLMTGYGMHGRGDEALEVFNMMRGAGLPIDGVTFLVVLYACSHSGMVDEGMNYFNNMKGDFGVVPGAEHYACMIDILGRAGRLDEAMKLTERMPMEPTSVVWVALLSACRVHKNVDLAEHAAAKLSDLESENDGTYTLLSNIYANAKRWKDVARVRSLMKHSGIRKRPGCSWVQGKKETVTFFVGDRSHPMSEKIYDLLEDLIHRIKAMGYIPETSFALHDVDDEEKGDLLVEHSEKLALAYGILTSAPGVPIRITKNLRVCGDCHTAMTYISKIIEHEIILRDSSRFHHIKNGSCSCRGFW